The DNA window CAAATTCACTCTACAGAGcgaccaaaacaaaaaaacaaaaaacaaaacaaaacaagataagaaatGAGCAGCCAATATATCAGGAAACAAACcaaacctaaaattgaaacaataGTATATTCTTCCATCAAGTCAAGTTAGTTAAAGGTAGAAAGGTTAATGACCCAGCTGAAGGATGCAAGACAGATGTGCAAGAAAAGGCAAACATCTGGAAAATCACTTATTAGGTATCTGTGTATATAAGTTTTTTGGGATGGGCTCCAAATTATCTGTTAAGTTATTCTCATAGACCACTAGTCAAATTTACTCCAATTTTACCTAAAGAAGCTAATTGTACATAACAAGGCTTTGAGTTGTAAGTTCATTAAAATCCTATTTGGAAGTCGTTATATTCACAATCAAACTCCCACTGCTTGTATCAATCACCCTCCTTAAACACACACATCACAGTCTCTCGTCCAATGCCTGTCAATCAGTCAACATCTCACATCAAACATAACAAAACTTTAAGAAGGTTTTCAACAATCAGCTTAACTCATCCAGAAGATCTGGAACTTAAAAATAACCATTTTTATGTCCCAAAATGCACTTATcaggaaaaggcaagaaaaaataaagttaaaaaaaccATCATGATTTGAAATCCATCATAAGTTACTGAGCTTCTGAGTGAATGTTAAATATAGCCAAGAGAATCATTGTTTATTTGCAAGCAAGGTCATTCATTCCAGTCAATGTCTGAAGTTTAGGTTACTGTATGCTGAATTATTTTCCTACTCCATTTCAACCCAAAAGCTCCCTTTCGAAGCACATTGACAGCAAGAGCTTTAATAACATTTTACACAAATCCACATGCTTTAGAGAAGAATTAGAATGCAGAACAGCTGAAATGTCATCTTTGGGAAACATTCAGAGCTAGTTTGAGAGTCAGggatttagaaagaaaagaaagttggGCTTTCCTTTGTTTGGGATATATTtgaggaaagaagagaaaggatACGGATGGATTCGGACTGATAGAATGGAGCACTAcagttagaaaaaaaaaaatatccaaATTGGGAGGATATGGACAGAAAGTTGGAAGATGcctattttaatttttccaaatgcTATTGTTGCCCTCAGAATGCTacataagaaaaataaatttacatATACGTCCTATatctttccatttcttttctaaACTCTCAAACGATACAATAACCTTCTCCCTTCTTTTCTCTTCCATTCTTTTCCATTGCAACTTAAGGTTTCTCATTCTTTTCTATCCCAAACTCGCAAACTAAGCCCAGTCTGGTCAACGGGCAAGCAGGTACCTTTTACCTATTCTGTTTGACATTCAGCTCATGATAAATAAGTTATGCCCAACTTATGCCAATTTTTCTAAACAAAGGACTGAAAACCCCCCACGAAACTACCGTTCACTCATTTACCATAAACCAACCCAACCACCACCATCACCATTCTTTGAAAACATCATTGGCACCACAAAGCGCAGCAAAAAACATAAGCCTTTGATTTCAAGTAACTGTAGCATCAGAAAAAAGATCAAAAGCACTATAGCATTATAACCATAAAAACTTTATATGACTAGACTGTAATTGCCATATGTTGGTGTATTTAGAACTTCTTCTTGAATtacaaaaagaaggaaaagaaaattcaagTAAAGTCCATCATAAAAGTGAATAGGAAATCAAAGCAACAGAGAATTAAACCCAAAATAAGGTTGTATTGGTCATCTTTTCATGCAACCAACCCATTCAGAATAGCATAGAAAGAggaggaaagaagaaaagaacctTAAGACCAAGTAATTTAATGGGCGGAGTCTGGCCTGGTACAATACAGTCTGGACCCGCAGCTTCCACTATAGCCTCCTGCCCTAACCCGCTTCCAATTGGATTTTGGTGCTGCACCAGATGGAAACTTTTCACttctttgaaagaaaaaatgaaaaaggaaaaaaaattatcagAGAAATCAAAACTTTCTTCTACCGACAATAAAATAAGCCCTTATtccacagagagagagagagagagggagaggagcAATGTTAAAAAACCTTCATGAGGGAGAGGGCATAATCGGAATAAGGGGTCTGAGGAAGGCGAAGCAGAGGAGATTGGTGGATTTTGGGGAGGGGCTTGGCTGCAGGGGATGAGGCCCTCCAGGGCACATCTTTTTGCAGCACTGCTCCACCCTTTTTAGACATCTTTATATTACTACGTAGTAAACTTAAGTCCTCCCAATATTAAACAGAGTATCAcccggcggcggcggcggctcTCAGAATGAGGTGTTGTTTGGAGGAAAAGAACTGCAGTGATGAGTGTGGGGTGGGACTGAAGGAGAACGGAAGATAAGCGTCTTCAGTCGGGATAAATTAATGGATAAAAgagcaaaaagcaaaaaagaatgGGTGAACCAAAGAGAAATTAGACAGCGAACGCGAGAGTTGGAGGCAGAGGCCCCAGAATTAGAATTATCTCATCCAATATTTAGTGACAACTAGTACCACTAAATTCTTTCTGGAATTGTTTCCTAGCCCAGCAGTACCAGATCGACTTTCATTTTCAGATATTTTGACATTCCTCAAATCCTAAATTTACGGCTAATTTCTTAGTTtataggttaaaaaaaaaataatccgCCAAATGTACCTCTGACACGGGCCTTTTCTCAAACTATAGCGGCCGTGCTGAGTCAGCACGGACGcataattaaaaattacacCGAAACCTGCTCTGCACAAAATTCAGTGGGTGTCAGAGCGGACGTGCCTAGTCAGCACGTCCGCGTCTGACACATGCGCAGACGGCAGTCAGTTTGGTCAAGTGCGGATGTGCCCAATCAGCACGTCCGCGACTGACGCGTCTGACTATAGCGGCCGTGCTGAGTCAGCACGGACGcataattaaaaattacacCGAAACCTGCTCTGCACAAAATTCAGTGGGTGTCAGAGCGGACGTGCCTAGTCAGCACGTCCGCGTCTGACACATGCGCAGACGGCAGTCAGTTTGGTCAAGTGCGGATGTGCCCAATCAGCACGTCCGCGACTGACCAGGCCACTGCTGATCTGAACATCTGTCAGACGAGGACGTGCTGACTAGGCACGTCCTCTCTGACACCCACTGACTGCGTCTGCGTATTTGCCCATCAGAGAGCAGTAGTGTCTCACCACATCAGTTCGGGTAGTTTGTTGTATTTGTTGCTTCCCCTTAGTGGGATAATCCAATTATCTTGGAATGCAATTTAGTAGGTTCAACAATCAATGTGCAACCAGGAATAAGATTCCACGCTTTTCCTGACTGATTTTTTAGGTTGCTTTTGAGTTTGTTGCTTTCCATTGGAAAAGTTAAAGGTACTATTGCTACTGGTATGCGGGAGGACAAGCAGGGGAATTATTTGGAATATtgtccaaaaattaaaatgtcaGGAAAATTGTAACTGGACAAAgggtaaaatatcaaaaaaaatttcgtgatttatttaatttaattcttCCTGATTTGAAAAtctataaatttatattatgaTTTCATGTGATTtcgattaaattaaattaaaaattgaatGACAAGAAGACAGAGTAGTGATTGTATTATTGGCTTTGCATGGCAATTCGGGTCTTCCATTATTTTCCATtacaattttgttttttttaaaaaaaaaattattaattgcGCACAAGGATGCAAGTCAAGACTTAAAGAGCAGTTTGATCTCTTGAAGAATTTTGAAATGCTACATTCCATTATTTTTGGGACGGTAATTTGGGTTAAACAAATAATCTATATAGTGTGAACAATTTTGGTcattctttaaattttttatttagtaTATGTTTATCATTAACATAATACATTTTGCAAGGCCTAGTTGtctctttcttttccaattCTTGTTTTGTTGAAATCTTGTCCTTGCAATTCTTCCGTAATCAAAGAGATAAAGAGGCAACGAAAGTCAACTATTGGTGCCACAATACACTTTTATGAAACATTGGAATTTATGCTTAATTTCTTAAGGCCAAACATGAAACGCGGTAAGGGTAAAAAAAAGTgcctttatttttattttcagaGAAGATCTGCCTCTGATGAGAAATAAAGGTGCAGTTATTGATATTGCAAGGATTatctttgtttatttgattatttattgtgACATAAGGTATAAATTTGGTACAAAATATAAAACGTGTGagaattatttatttcttatttaatcatttattaCGAAATACAAGAGATGCGAATTTcgtaaaaagaaaattaattatgCAAGGAATGTCCTTGGCTAATTTAATTCGAtatgacacaaaaaaaaaagagatttaaATTTCTTAAAGAGAATTTAGGAGAAAAGGTTTGCCTTCATATGTTCATGTCCTTTTAAAGAAACTCAAGTGTACGACTTTGGCAGTTCAATGAAAAAATAACGAGGAGAGAAAATTTAATTTAGAAGAGAAAGGATTGTggtacaaaaaaaattttttttttgggagctgTTTTGAGAGAAGAAAAGGTGATCAAGAAAACGTTACCATATTGTATAAATCTGTTGATACTTGCTTGATGAGCAAAAGGCATTGCAACAATTTTTAGTGAATAAGTCTCTCTCCAATATTTCTTCccactgaaaaaaaaaagaagataagagTAGAAGAAAAATGGACTAGTTGGATATTAAGGAAATCTCTctatttctttctctcttttttttctctataTTTCTTCAACCCCCCCACCCCTAACCCCCcgggagttttttttttttttttgtcctctCAACTTCCATTcccaattttaaaaaaattgaaaaatgaattgaaCTTGAAAAATATAGAACTTTCTCTGGAATATATTTTTAGCATCTTTTCCCTTCCATTTCCATCCAAAGGAGGTTGGCAAAACTTAATGAGATGGACTAAGCTTCTGTCAGTTGAGCCCAGCCGGCTGTCACTTATCCTTACAATAAACATATCCCAAACTGACTACCGTCTGTGCATGTGTCAGACGCGGACGTGCTGACTAGGCACGTCCGCTCTGACACCCACTGAATTTTGTACAGAGCAGGTTTCGGTGGAATTTTTAATTATGCGTCCGTGCTGACTCAGCACGGTCGCTATAGTTTGAGAAAAGATCCGTGTCAGAGGTACATTTGGcgaattgtttttttttaacctaTAAACTAAGAAATTAGCCTAAATTTAAAGGTAGTGGCTATTGACTGATGAACCATGCAATTATTATTGTAACTCCAAAAATTTAATGTGTCTACCCACAATAGATAATTTACTGCAACCAACATCCTGAATTAATTATCCATTTCtctatttaaagaaaaaaaataaaaaaatggccTCCATCCATGTTGTTCTACCCACCTATTTCATCAATCCTTAATGATCGCTGAGGGTGGTTGTTTCGGTTTGACTCAACCACCTCGACTCTTTTGGGCTGCACCCTCCTTGGCAATAAGGCTCTTAGTCTTTCACCTCGGCTTACCGTACCGAGGTGAGTTGCACAGTCGAGTCCGCCATCCGACCCAATCATCCCAGTCCACGGAGCGATTTGGGATGAGGTCCTAGTCTGATGGGACAGCTAAGAACAGGTCACAGTCTGACACCTATAGGAAGACAAGACATCTGATGGGACCCGTCCGATAGACTTGATGGGAC is part of the Coffea eugenioides isolate CCC68of chromosome 6, Ceug_1.0, whole genome shotgun sequence genome and encodes:
- the LOC113775797 gene encoding uncharacterized protein LOC113775797, whose translation is MSKKGGAVLQKDVPWRASSPAAKPLPKIHQSPLLRLPQTPYSDYALSLMKHQNPIGSGLGQEAIVEAAGPDCIVPGQTPPIKLLGLKVWPIDIDLKFMEPVGRELQLVGKFMDSAVELMNKSFIDR